One Gossypium raimondii isolate GPD5lz chromosome 3, ASM2569854v1, whole genome shotgun sequence genomic window carries:
- the LOC105794497 gene encoding putative threonine aspartase: MSGLHAQTCDTLEDNSGGQSCMLSPSQDNIMDTVGVIWVDTEGNIASGASSGGIALKVSGRVGLAAMYGAGCWASLKGPFRAPFIVDCCVSGAGEYLMKGFAAWSAVSYRHYMLKFEAIEIAVAYSSLSFGIGYFGSGMERPKVSILRRSKQQNRSGIDHFEARVDVST; encoded by the exons ATGTCAGGCTTACATGCTCAAACTTGTGATACTTTGGAGGACAACAGTGGTGGTCAATCATGTATGCTCAGCCCATCACAAGACAATATCATGGACACTGTGGGAGTCATTTGGGTTGACACTGAAGGAAATATAGCATCAGGAGCCTCCAGCGGTGGTATTGCACTGAAG GTCTCTGGTCGTGTAGGATTAGCAGCAATGTATGGTGCAGGCTGTTGGGCCTCCTTAAAAGGACCATTTAGGGCTCCTTTCATAGTTGATTGTTGTGTTAGTGGTGCTGGAGAATACCTAATGAAAGGATTTGCAGCTTGGAGTGCTGTGTCTTATCGTCACT ATATGCTTAAATTCGAAGCTATAGAAATTGCAGTTGCGTACTCATCCTTGTCTTTTGGGATAGGATATTTTGGAAGTGGCATGGAAAGGCCTAAG GTTTCTATTCTTAGGAGAAGTAAACAGCAGAATAGAAGTGGAATTGATCATTTTGAAGCTCGAGTTGATGTTTCTACATGA